A single window of Vibrio sp. SCSIO 43137 DNA harbors:
- a CDS encoding DUF2850 domain-containing protein: protein MSKQYRNTDLKVKRAIVIVVSLLLIMILAVASALISRQIDIQTDHSVVFGTWDEQNVPDYARDSFTVREEGIYINERVVDVDYSFDGSTLMYEYQDQKYIYVIRDEHNTVLQRVAPLHYESTFHLRGKYQPKPEPATDE, encoded by the coding sequence TTGAGTAAGCAATACAGAAATACTGATTTAAAAGTGAAACGTGCTATTGTTATCGTGGTTTCACTGCTGCTGATAATGATTCTGGCTGTTGCTAGTGCATTGATTAGCCGCCAGATAGATATTCAGACCGATCACTCTGTTGTGTTTGGTACATGGGATGAGCAGAATGTGCCCGATTATGCGCGGGATAGCTTCACTGTCAGAGAAGAAGGCATCTATATTAATGAGCGAGTGGTAGATGTGGATTACTCTTTTGACGGAAGTACGCTTATGTATGAGTATCAGGATCAGAAGTATATCTATGTTATCCGTGATGAGCATAATACCGTGCTGCAAAGAGTGGCTCCGCTGCATTATGAATCAACCTTCCACTTGCGTGGAAAATATCAGCCAAAACCAGAGCCGGCTACTGATGAGTAG
- the argA gene encoding amino-acid N-acetyltransferase, whose protein sequence is MKIRNTALVKGFRQSTPYVNAHRGKTMVIMLGGEAVDANNFSGIISDIALLHSLGVKIVIVHGARLQINRILDERDCHTPYHQGIRVTDEKALDLVMQAAGQLQLTISARLSMSLNNTPMAGTQLNVVSGNFVIAQPLGVDDGVDYCHSGKVRRINTEAINQILDQGSIVLLGPVAGSVTGESFNLLSEEVATQVAIRLNADKLIGFCSEQGILDDDGQVIAELFPSHAEHILQKLESDNLTNDGNSSGTLRFLRGSVSACRAGVRRSHLISYNVDGALIQELFSIDGIGTQVVMASAERIRNADIDDIGGILSLIRPLEQQGVLVRRSREQLEQEIHQFIIAEKDGLTIGCAALYPYPDEKMAEMACVAIHPDYRDGNRGVDLLNKMKQRSKSMGIGKIFVLTTHSLHWFREQGFYEVEVSALPMKKQDLYNFQRRSKILQLDV, encoded by the coding sequence ATGAAGATTAGAAATACCGCACTGGTTAAAGGTTTCCGGCAGTCAACTCCCTATGTAAATGCTCACCGTGGAAAAACCATGGTGATTATGCTTGGTGGTGAAGCCGTTGACGCTAACAACTTTTCCGGCATTATCAGTGATATCGCCCTGCTACATAGCCTTGGTGTAAAAATAGTGATTGTCCACGGAGCGAGGCTTCAGATTAACCGCATTCTGGACGAGCGTGACTGCCACACGCCTTATCATCAGGGTATCCGGGTCACTGACGAAAAAGCACTGGACTTAGTTATGCAGGCAGCCGGTCAGTTGCAACTGACTATCTCGGCCCGCCTCTCAATGAGCCTGAACAATACTCCTATGGCCGGTACCCAGCTCAATGTAGTCAGCGGTAATTTTGTTATTGCCCAGCCACTTGGTGTAGATGATGGTGTTGATTACTGCCATAGCGGAAAAGTAAGAAGAATAAACACAGAGGCTATTAACCAGATTCTGGATCAAGGCTCTATTGTTCTGCTTGGCCCGGTTGCAGGCTCTGTGACCGGAGAGAGTTTTAACCTTCTCTCTGAGGAGGTCGCCACTCAGGTGGCAATCAGGCTGAATGCCGACAAGCTAATCGGTTTCTGTTCAGAACAGGGGATTCTTGATGATGATGGTCAGGTAATAGCGGAGCTTTTCCCCAGCCATGCAGAACATATACTGCAAAAGCTTGAATCAGACAACTTAACGAACGACGGCAACAGTTCCGGGACACTGCGCTTTTTACGCGGCTCCGTATCCGCCTGCCGTGCCGGTGTCAGACGAAGCCATCTAATCAGTTATAACGTTGACGGCGCCCTGATTCAGGAGCTTTTCTCCATCGATGGTATTGGTACTCAAGTGGTAATGGCCAGTGCAGAGAGAATCCGCAACGCTGATATTGATGATATCGGCGGTATTCTATCCCTTATCCGTCCGCTGGAGCAGCAGGGTGTTCTGGTCAGGCGCTCAAGAGAACAACTGGAGCAGGAGATCCATCAGTTTATTATTGCCGAGAAAGATGGACTGACCATTGGCTGTGCGGCGCTCTATCCTTATCCAGATGAAAAAATGGCAGAGATGGCCTGTGTGGCTATTCACCCCGATTACCGGGACGGCAACCGCGGTGTTGATCTACTGAATAAAATGAAGCAACGTTCAAAAAGCATGGGTATTGGAAAGATTTTTGTTCTGACTACCCACAGTCTGCACTGGTTCAGGGAGCAAGGCTTTTACGAAGTAGAAGTTTCCGCACTGCCGATGAAAAAGCAAGACCTTTATAACTTTCAACGACGCTCTAAGATACTGCAACTTGACGTATAA
- the recD gene encoding exodeoxyribonuclease V subunit alpha — protein sequence MINILQMLNSKGAIRALDHQFALFIASLEKNNPQQLGFIAGLLSIELSRGHVCLDIKNLTLAGLPALTSQKRAELNQQLDSVDWPQLFAESTVVSDGSTSTPLVFDGERLYLQRYWHYQQGLAERLINLALPAGLDSSSMDNLTQLLSKLFPETEQDNEEINWQKVAAAVALTRKLAVISGGPGTGKTTTVTKLLSALVQQGLDNQSVPEIKLVAPTGKAAARLTESIGNAVGRLDIPPEVREQIPTSASTIHRLLGALPDRAEFRHNQHNPLHLDILVVDEASMVDLPMMYKLITAMPDKARLILLGDKDQLASVEAGAVLGDICSFSRYDYSREQFNQLTVLTGYQNLPCSDSGNPVTDSLCMLRKSFRFDEKSGIGQLAAKVNQGDRTAVRQVWKSGYSDISYVALSTESYQQLITKLAKEYSLYLEKLESADSDDLSRARSALKAFSRCRLLCANREGTFGVSGINMRIEQALASQRKLPVRRELWYHGRPIMVTRNEHSLGLYNGDIGICMLTEDESGEQRLKVFFELADGSVREVLPGRVPEHETAFAMTIHKSQGSEFETTYILLPDEHSPVLTRELIYTGITRAKNKLVVCADEQVLMRAVASKTARLSGLQSALELFTESN from the coding sequence ATGATTAATATTCTGCAAATGTTAAATAGCAAAGGGGCGATAAGAGCTCTGGATCATCAGTTTGCCCTTTTTATCGCTTCACTGGAAAAAAATAACCCGCAACAACTGGGGTTTATTGCCGGGCTACTGAGTATTGAACTCTCCAGAGGGCATGTCTGTCTGGATATAAAAAACTTAACCCTTGCGGGGCTGCCGGCACTGACCTCTCAGAAACGAGCTGAGCTGAATCAGCAGCTTGATTCTGTTGACTGGCCGCAGCTGTTCGCAGAATCGACAGTGGTGAGTGACGGTAGCACAAGTACCCCGCTGGTGTTTGATGGTGAGCGGCTCTATCTGCAACGTTACTGGCACTATCAACAAGGGCTGGCTGAGCGATTAATAAATCTGGCATTGCCGGCCGGGTTGGACAGTAGCTCTATGGATAACCTTACTCAGCTACTCTCTAAGCTGTTTCCTGAAACGGAACAGGATAACGAAGAGATTAACTGGCAGAAGGTGGCAGCAGCAGTGGCGCTGACCAGAAAGCTGGCGGTGATATCCGGAGGACCGGGAACCGGAAAGACCACTACGGTCACTAAGCTGTTATCTGCTTTGGTTCAGCAGGGGTTAGATAACCAATCTGTTCCTGAGATAAAGCTGGTAGCACCTACAGGAAAAGCCGCAGCCAGACTGACTGAATCTATCGGCAACGCTGTCGGCAGGCTGGATATTCCGCCTGAGGTGCGTGAACAAATCCCTACCAGTGCCAGCACTATTCACCGGTTATTGGGTGCACTGCCTGATCGTGCCGAGTTCAGGCACAATCAACATAACCCTCTGCATCTGGATATATTGGTGGTGGATGAGGCCTCAATGGTGGATTTACCTATGATGTACAAACTGATCACTGCCATGCCGGATAAAGCCAGACTGATACTGCTTGGCGATAAGGACCAACTGGCCTCCGTAGAAGCAGGGGCAGTATTAGGTGATATTTGCTCTTTTAGCCGCTATGACTATAGCCGGGAGCAGTTTAACCAGTTGACTGTTTTAACCGGCTACCAGAATTTACCTTGCTCAGATAGCGGAAACCCGGTAACAGATTCACTCTGTATGCTGCGGAAAAGCTTCCGTTTTGATGAAAAATCAGGAATAGGGCAACTGGCGGCTAAGGTTAATCAGGGGGACAGAACGGCTGTCAGACAGGTATGGAAATCTGGTTACTCTGATATCAGCTATGTTGCTTTATCGACGGAAAGCTATCAGCAATTAATCACTAAGCTGGCGAAGGAATATTCTCTTTATTTAGAAAAACTAGAGAGTGCGGACAGTGATGATCTCAGCAGAGCCCGTTCAGCATTAAAAGCGTTTTCCCGTTGCAGATTACTCTGTGCTAACCGGGAGGGAACCTTTGGTGTTTCCGGAATTAATATGCGTATTGAACAGGCTTTGGCAAGCCAGAGAAAACTGCCGGTCAGAAGAGAGCTTTGGTATCACGGCAGACCAATTATGGTGACCCGCAATGAGCATAGTCTCGGTCTTTATAACGGCGATATTGGTATCTGCATGCTGACAGAAGATGAAAGCGGTGAGCAGAGGCTTAAAGTATTTTTTGAGCTGGCAGATGGTTCAGTCAGAGAAGTTCTGCCGGGGCGGGTTCCGGAACATGAAACCGCCTTTGCTATGACCATACATAAATCTCAGGGAAGCGAATTTGAAACCACTTATATTTTGTTGCCTGATGAGCACTCGCCGGTATTAACCCGGGAGTTGATTTATACAGGCATTACCAGAGCCAAAAACAAGCTGGTTGTTTGCGCAGATGAACAGGTTTTGATGAGAGCGGTGGCAAGTAAAACAGCGCGACTGAGTGGGCTGCAATCTGCTTTAGAGTTATTTACTGAAAGCAATTAG